The Aneurinibacillus migulanus genome contains the following window.
GCCGGATGTGCTCCTTAGCCGGTGCACGCATATTATGTGGAAAGGAAATCCGATCCAATTGACCCCAAATCTGCGCCGTCAGATTGTTTTTGCCAACGAATCATTAGCTAAAAAAGCGCTCCGTGTGCTGGCCGTAGCATACCGTGATCTTCGTTCGGGCGAGATGCCGGGGAGCGAACAGACGGCGGAAAGAGGACTGATCCTCGTCGGTCTCGCCGGTATGATCGATCCTCCGCGTCCAGAGGTCAAGCAGGCGGTTCGCCGTTGTCGGCAGGCCGGAATTAAAACCGTAATGATTACAGGTGATCACCAGACAACAGCAGAAGCTATTGCGGATCAGCTTGGGATCCTTCCAGCGGGCGGGTTGACAGTAAATGGACAGGATTTATATAATATGTCCGATAGTGAGTTCGATTCTATTGTAGATAATGTATATGTGTATGCGCGTGTGTCACCGGAACATAAGCTAAGAATTGTGAAAGCCCTGCAGAAGAAAGGGCATGTAGTAGCGATGACAGGTGATGGCGTTAATGATGCACCTGCAATTAAAGCGTCGGATATCGGAATTGCCATGGGCATTACCGGAACAGACGTAACAAAGGAAGCGGCTTCTCTAGTTTTAGCCGACGATAACTTTGCCACGATTGAGGCGGCTATTGAGGAAGGTCGGACGATTTATGATAATATCCGTAAATTCATTCGGTATTTGCTGGCCTCGAATGTTGGCGAGATTATGGTTATGTTCTTTGCAATGCTGGCGGGATTGCCGTTACCTCTGGTGCCGATTCAAATCCTCTGGGTTAACCTGGTGACAGATGGTTTGCCGGCGCTTGCACTCGGGGTCGACCAGCCGGAGGAAGCAACGATGAAGCGTCCGCCTCGCCCGCGTAATGAAAATGTGTTTGCACGTGGGCTGGCATGGAAAATCATCTCACGCGGACTGTTAATCGGGCTGGTGACACTTGCGGCATTTTGGATAACCTACGAGGCGAACCCTTCGGATTTAACTCGAGCACAGACTGTGGCGTTTGCCACACTCGTTATGGCGCAATTGATCCATGTGTTTGATTGTCGGAGTGAGATATCCATTTTCAGCCGTAATCCATTACAGAACAAGTACCTTACGCTTGCCGTTCTTTCCTCGGTACTTCTTGTATTGCCTGTTATTTATTTGCCTGCGCTTCAACCGATTTTCAGCACGGTGGCGCTTACGGCATCCGAATGGATTTTTATCATATTGCTAGCAGGAATTCCGACGTTTGCGACAGGGTTGATTTCGTATTTGCGCATGAAATCCGGCAGACATAGAAGGGTGAGAGAGAGTTGAATTTCACAAAGATGAATGGGTTGGGCAACGATTTTATTATCGTTGCCCATTTTGAGAGTTTACCGGATGATGCGCCACAGATGGCGCGTGCAATGTGTGACCGGCATTTTGGTATCGGCGGAGACGGACTGGTCTTTATCTTGCCGTCGGAGAAGGCTGACGTCCGTATGCGTATCATAAACGCAGACGGTTCAGAAGCCGAGCAGTGCGGCAACGCGGTACGCTGTGTTGCTAAGTATGCGTACGATTATGGATTGGTCCTTTGTGAGGCGCTGACAGTGGAGACAATGGCAGGTATTCAACACGTATGGCTGACCGTCGAGGAAGGGAAGGCCACACAAGTAAAGGTGGATATGGGAGCGCCCATTTTACGTGGAGAAGCGATTCCGGTTGGGGTAAATGCAGAGAACGTAGTCGATCATCCAATTGAAGCAGACGGAGCTGCATTTGCATTTACTGGTGTGTCAATGGGGAATCCTCATGCTGTTATATTTGTGGAAGATGCGCCGCGCTTCGAAGTAGAGAAGTGGGGGCCTGTGCTTGAGACGCACAGCCTGTTTCCGAATAAAGCGAATATCGAATTTGTTTCCGTTATTTCGCCAACTGAGGTAGAGATGCGCGTATGGGAACGCGGTTGCGGTCAAACGTTCGCCTGCGGAACAGGCGCATGTGCCACGGTGGTTGCCGGTGCGCTAACCGGACGGACGGAGCGCAGAGTGCTTGTCCATTTGAAAGGTGGAGACCTTGAAATTGAATGGAGCGAAACGGATAATCGGATATATATGACAGGTCCCGCCGAGGAAGTATTTGCTGGGAATTGGCACAAGTCGTAGTGTCGGGAGGTGAAAAGCAATGGTATACAGCATGACGGGATACGGGCGAGCGGAGAGAAAGGAAGAGGGTGTGTCCTTTACGGTGGAAATGCGTTCTGTTAACCATCGTTTTAGTGAAGTGGCTGTTCGTATGCCGCGTGAGCTCTCCGCATTTGAGGATGCGGTACGCAAAAAGGTACTTTCCCATATCCGCAGAGGACGCGTCGATGTGTTCATTACAATTGAAACGGAAACGCCCCCTTCTTCACTAAAAATAAACTGGGAGCTTGCCCGTCAATATAAGGAAGCGGCCGAAAAAATGGCTGAATTACTCGGAGTTTCGCCACAGATGCCTGTTTATGAGCTATTATCCATGCCGGATGTAGCCCGGGCAGGGGATGAGAGGTCAGATTTGGAGAGTTACAAAGCTCCGCTCCTTGCAGCAGTTGAAGAAGCGATTGTCATGCTTGTGACAATGCGTAAGAAAGAAGGACAGGCTCTAAGGGATGATGTGCTCGGACGCATCGAAGAGATGAAGCATCTGGTGGAGGAGTTGGCCTTGTTTGCACCTAAGGTCGCAGAAGGCTACCGTGAGAGAATTTTTACCCGAGTACAGGAATACATACAGGATCGTTGCGATATCGATGAATCTCGTCTGCTGCATGAGGTGGCGGTATTTACTGAGCGGGCTGATATTTCTGAGGAGATTACGCGACTGCGCAGCCACTTTGTTCAGTTTGGACAGATTGCTGATGAGCCGGATGCAATTGGACGTAAGCTTGACTTTCTTGTTCAAGAATGCCATCGTGAAATCAATACGATTGGTGCGAAGGCGAATCATTTGGAAATCAGTCAAAAAGTGGTCATCTTGAAAGCTGAACTAGAAAAAGTGAAAGAACAGGTGCAAAATATAGAGTAAAACAGTAAAATAAGAGTTAACGTAATTATCCCGCCAAAATAGGGAGGCATATACGTATGGCCATTAAGTTGATTAATATTGGATTCGGCAATATTGTCTCAGCCAATCGCATTATTTCCATCGTGAGTCCGGAATCGGCTCCGATTAAACGCATCATTCAGGAAGCGCGGGACCGTGGAATGCTAATTGATGCCACGTACGGCAGACGTACAAGGGCGGTTATCGTAACGGATAGCGATCATGTAATTTTGTCGGCTGTGCAGCCAGAAACGGTGGCGCACAGGCTGACCAGTAAAGACGATGATTCTGACGAATAATTAAACGGGGGATTGTATGACGCAAGACAGAGGGTTGTTGCTTGTTTTGTCGGGACCGTCCGGCGTAGGAAAAGGAACGGTGTGCGCTGCGCTTCGGCCGCGCATGGAAGAATTGGTGTATTCAGTGTCAGCTACTACTCGTACGCCGCGCGAGGGAGAAGTAGACGGGGTGAACTATTTCTTCAAAAGAAGAGCTGAATTCGAATCAATGATTGAGAATGACGAGCTGCTAGAATGGGCAGAATATGTTGGTAATTTCTATGGTACGCCGCGCAAGTTTGTCGAAGATACACTGGCAAGCGGTCGTGATGTCATTCTGGAAATTGAAGTGCAGGGTGCGTTGCAGGTGAAAGAGAAGTTTCCGGAAGGGATTTTTCTATTTCTAGCACCACCTGATTTAAAGGAGCTTCGCTCGCGTATTACCGGTCGAGGGACCGAGACGGAGGAAAGCATTCGCAACCGAATGATGGTTGCGAAGGCAGAGATTGAGTTAATGGACCACTATAATTATGTGGTCGTTAACGACGAAGTGGACAAGGCGTGTGAACGTATCCAAGCGATTGTTACGGCTGAGCATTTAAAAAAAGAGCGGCAAATTGAGAAATATCGTCATTGGATTAAGGAGGTTTTTTAACAGATGATTTATCCTTCAGTTGATGAACTGCTGAAAAAAGTAGACAGTAAATATACGTTGGTGAGTATTGCTTCCAAGCGTGCACGCCAGATGCGCGAGCAGAACAAGTATTTAATCGATAAGCCTGTTTCCCACAAGTTTGTCGGCACTGCGCTAGAAGAGCTGTACGCCGGTAAAATCGAATTCGAACGGAAGTAAGACAAGAAAGAACTATAAAGGAAGCGCATATCGAGCCAATGCAGGCGGAAGCGATATGCGCTTTTTTCACTGATTTAAGAAAGTATATGTAGCTGTAAAGCAAGAAAGCCACCTATACTTTCTTTCGATCGTATCGCTTGAAAAACTCGCAAATTTTTCTTAGTGGTGGGAGTCCGGTTTTTTATTTCCGGTAAAGGAGAGAGCGCAATGAAAGGAAAGACAATCGTAATTGGCGTAAGCGGAGGCATTGCCATCTATAAAGTGGCCGATTTGTGTAGCAAGCTGACGCAACGGGGGGCAGATGTATGGGTGTTGATGACGGAAGCGGCAACCAAGTTCGTACAGCCCATTACATTCCAGGCGCTTGTGCGTAACCCGGTGTTGACCGATACGTTTCAGGAGCCAAATCCGGCCGTGATTTCACACATTGATGTGGCAGATCGGGCGGATTTGTTTTTGATCGCTCCAGCTACGGCCAATGTTATTGGTAAGATGGCGAATGGGATTGCTGATGATATCGTAACAACAGCCTATCTGGCGACGAAAGCTCCTGTGTGGATTGCGCCGGCAATGAACGTGAATATGTACAATCACCCAGCGGTACAGCATAATATGCGCCGGCTCATAGACTATGGTTATCGGTTTGTCGAACCGGGCGAAGGGTATTTAGCATGTGGTTGGATCGGCAAAGGACGCATGGCAGAGCCAATGGATATTCTCCAGCAAATCGAAATGCTCTTTGCCGATGCACAGCCGAGAGACATGGAAGGCGTGCGATTGCTCGTTACAGCCGGAGCTACGCGGGAGTCAGTTGATCCCGTTCGGTTTTTCACTAACCATTCATCCGGAAAGATGGGATACGCCATTGCGGAAGCTGCGGCGAAGCGGGGTGCCCATGTAACACTGGTAAGTGGGGCGACCCATCTAACACCGCCTTTGGATGTGGAATTTGTTCCGGTTGTTTCGGCTAATGACATGTATGAAGCTGTTATGGCTCGCTATGATGATGTGGATATTGTTGTTAAAGCAGCGGCCGTTGCTGATTACCGTCCAAAAAACGTACATAGTCAGAAAATGAAAAAGCAGTCCGGAGGCCTCGTATTGGAATTCGAACGCACGCGTGACATTCTTGCCGAGCTTGGCAAGCGAAAATCCACGCAGTTTCTTGTTGGGTTCGCGGCGGAGACAGAAAATGTAGAAGCGAATGCCCGCGGCAAGCTTGAGCGCAAAAACGCAGACATGATCGTGGCCAATAATGTGGCACAGAGTGGTGCAGGTTTCGGAACTGATACCAATATTGTTACCATCTATACAAGAAACGGAGAAAGCTTGGAGCTGCCGCGAATGAGTAAGGCTGAGGTCGCCAACCGCTTATTGGACGCGGTACTTGCAGTCCGCGGGGAGCGGGAAGAATAATATGTTCGCCCAGGTTGTCGTCGATGTTCCGGTTGTAGATACTGACCGCCCGTTCGATTACCGAATTCCCGAGTCGCTTGCACCATTCGTATTTGTAGGCAGCCGGGTTTCTGTACCATTTGGACCGCGTAAGCTACAAGGCTTTGTCGTTGGGCTGGCAGATACATCAGAGGTAGAGAAAACACGTGACATTCTTGATGTTCTCGATGTGGAGCCACCTCTGACGGAAGAGATGGTATGGTTGGCCAGACGTATCAGTGAACGGTATATGTGTACGTATTATACGGCGCTACAGTCAATGGTTCCGGCAGTGCTGCGTTCGAGTTACGACAAACAAATTTTTCTGACGGCGGCAGGTGAAGCTTTCGTTTCCGTGCTATCGGATGAACAAGCTTTTTACGAATATATTAGAAACCGACAGCCTGTCCTGTGGAATAAAATAATGAAAGAGTTTCCCTTTGCTGCGGCCTGGTTGGATGAAGGGCTTAAAAAAAATCGAATTCGTGTGGAGCAAATCGTAGGGGATCGCGTTACTAAAAAAACGATAACTATTCTTTCGCCTGCCGTATCTGTTGAAGAATTGGAAGCGGCTCAAGGAGAACTTTCAAAAACCGCTGTACGCCAGAAAGAAGTTTTGTCGCACTTCATTCATTTCTATGGACCTATTCCACAACCCGAGCTTTTGTCTTTGCTCGGTGTTTCCAATCAGGCTGTCAAGGGACTGGTAGATAAAGGTCTGCTTATTAAAGAAGAAGTGGAAGGGTATCGCGATCCGTTTTCCGGACGCACGTTTACTCCGGCACCGAAGCATCCTTTTACTGCGCAGCAGAAGACGGTTATTGACGGGATCGTAGAAGGGATGAATCCACCAGTCTATTATCCTTGTCTGCTTCATGGCGTTACTGGCAGCGGAAAAACGGAAGTCTATCTTGAAATTATGGAACGCACCATCGATCAGGGTCGAGAAGCCATCCTGCTTGTACCGGAGATTTCGCTTACACCGCAGATGGTTAATCGGTTTAAAGGAAGGTTCGGCAGCCAGGTTGCGGTCATGCACAGCCGCCTCTCGCAGGGGGAACGCTACGATGAGTGGCGCAAAATCCGGCGTGGTGAGGTTAAGGTTGCCATTGGTGCCCGTTCAGCGATTTTTGCGCCGTTTCAAAACCTTGGCTTAATTATTCTTGATGAAGAACATGAAGGGTCCTATAAGCAGGAGGAGACGCCACGCTATCATGCGCGTACGATTGCCCAGTACCGCGGCATGCATCATCATGCGGTGGTTATTCTAGGTAGCGCCACTCCATCAATGGAATCCTACCATGAAGCGAAAAAAGGCCGCATCCATTTCTTTGAAATGCGGGAGCGGGTCGGAAATCGTCCCTTACCGGAGGTTACGGTCGTTGATATGCGGGAAGAATTAAGAGACGGGAACCGGACGATGTTCAGCAAACCTTTAATGGATTCAATAAACAATCGACTTGAGAAAAATGAGCAGATTGTTATGTTCTTGAATCGACGTGGATTCTCTACTTTTGTGATGTGCCGTTCGTGCGGCTATGTTGCCCAGTGCCCCCATTGTGATATTTCACTGACATACCATCGGAGCAATCAGACGTTACGGTGTCATTATTGTGGCTATACGGAGCGTGAGCCGCAGATCTGTCCGGAATGCGGGAGTGAGCATATTCGCTTCTTCGGAACGGGAACGCAGAAAGTGGAAGAGGAACTGGCCCGTTATTTCCCGGGAATTCGCGTGATTCGAATGGATGTAGATACAACGGGACGCAAAGGTGCACACGAAAAGCTGCTGCAGGATTTCCGAGAAGGAAAAGGAGATGTGTTGCTTGGCACGCAGATGATTGCCAAGGGACTCGACTTTCCGAATGTGACTCTTGTCGGCGTGTTGGCCGCGGACAGCTTGTTGAACCTGCCGGATTTTCGTGCAGCTGAACGGACATTTCAATTGGTTACACAGGTGGGTGGCCGGGCTGGACGTCATGAGAAAAAGGGTGAAGTGATTTTACAGACATATAATACTGAGCATTACAGTATTCAATACGCAAGCAGGCACGACTATGAATCGTTTTTTGTAGAGGAAATCAAGCAACGGTATGAGAAAAACTACCCGCCATATTACCGGCTGGTTCTGTTTACATTCGCTCATGAGAACGTCCCGCTACTTGTCAAGATATCGGAGAGGTTCGCCAGGAAACTGCGTGAGACGATTCCACCCGGTGCGTATTTGCTGGGGCCTGTCGCTTCACCTATTGCTCGCATTAAAGATAGATATCGTTTCCAATGCATGATAAAATATAAAAACGATCCGCGCGTCTTACCCGCTATCCACCAGGTTGTCCGGGCATTTGACGAAGAACGAAAGAAGACGGGGATTATGCTTACAGTAGATGTAGACCCGCAAATGATGATGTAATAGCAAACGGCAAAAGCATGAATATGCATAAGGTATGCCTGATTCATATTGGGCGACCTCTGGTATTTTGACATATGCAGGATGGTGCGAGGCCACAAAAAAAGAGAGATGTATCAAAGAAGATTGACGTAGGAGGAACAGACTAATGAGCATCCGTATGATTGTAAAGCATCCCAATCCGGTACTCCGGGAGAAGTGTAAAGAAGTGACGAAATTCAATCCGAATCTCCATAAATTGCTGGACGATATGGCTGAAACGATGTATGACGCAGAAGGCGTGGGCCTTGCCGCGCCGCAGGTCGGCATTACCAAACGGGTCGTTGTCATCGATGTTGGGGATGGTATTATCGAGATGGTTAATCCAGAGGTTATTGAGTCGAAAGACGAACAGTTTGGCCCGGAAGGTTGTCTTAGTATTCCGGGATTGCTGGGTGATGTGCGTCGAGCCAACTGGGTCAAGGCGAAAGCACAAGATCGGAACGGCAATGAGATTATCATAGAAGGAGACGAACTGCTAGCACGCGCCATTCAACATGAGATTGACCACTTAAACGGTGTGCTGTTCATTGATTTGGCTGAAAAAACGTATTCAGGAAAAGAATAATAGAAGCATAAGACGCAGAAGGAGTGGACGCTTGTGCGAATTGTTTTTATGGGCACCCCGGATTTCGCGGTGCCTTGTTTACGGAAATTAATAGAGAAGGAATATAATGTCGTGGCGGTTGTTACTCAGCCGGATCGACCAAAAGGACGCAAAAAACAGCTGGCCGCCCCACCGGTCAAAGAGGCGGCGCTCCTGTTTGGATTGCCGGTACTGCAGCCGGAGAAGCTAAAAGTGGATGGCGTACAGGACATTCTCGCTTACAAGCCGGATTTAATCGTCACGGCAGCATTTGGACAAATTCTACCGAAAGAGTTAATCGACTATCCTACATACGGATGTATTAACGTTCATGCTTCCCTGCTGCCGCAGTATCGAGGCGGCGCCCCTATTCATAAGGCGATTATGGATGGCCAACCAGAAACAGGTGTAACCATCATGTATATGGTAGAGAAATTGGACGCAGGTGATATGTTGAGCCAGGTACGTGTTCCAATTGAAGAAAATGATAATGTAGGCACTATGCATGACAAGCTTAGCCGCGCTGGTGCAACGCTTCTTCTGGAAACCATTCCGAAGCTCATTAACGGCCAATGTACACCTCAGCCGCAGGACGAGGCAGAGGTAACGTATGCGTGGAATATCAAGCGGGAGGACGAGCGTCTCGATTGGACCATACCTGCCCGTGCATTATTCAATCAGGTACGCGGGCTCAATCCATGGCCGGTAGCCTATACGGTGACAGAACACGATGGTCAAGTTGTAAAGGTATGGGAGGCGGAAGTGCATAAGGAAGACGGAACAAATTGTGAGAAACCGGGTACTATCCTGTCTGTAGCGCCGGAAGGGATCGATGTGCAGGCTGGTGACGGTGTGCTTCGCCTAACACGCATCCAACCTGCTGGGAAGAAGGCGATGACGGTCGCCGATTATGTACGCGGTAGTTCTACGCTCGCGCCCGGTATGCGCTTTGTGGCGGGGGCAGCTGATGAGTAAGCGGAGAAAATCGTTGCCTGCACCTGCGACCGCCCGTCAACTGGCTGTGCGTGTTTTGACGGATATTGAAGAAAAACAGGCATACAGTAACTTAGAGCTTAAGTCTGCTCTTGGGCAGACGAAGCTTTCACGTCGTGATACGGGACTGGCAACTGAATTGGTATATGGGACGCTCAGCCGTTTAAACACCCTCGATTGGATGCTAGAACAGTTCGTCACCCAGCCCTTGCATAAGCTTGAAGGATGGGTGCATAATTTGTTGCGCATTAGTTTTTATCAGCTCTCCTATCTGGAGCGCGTTCCGGATCGGGCGGTGGTACATGAGGCAGTGGAGATCGCCAAGGCATGGGGGCATAAAGGAATTGCGGGCATGGTAAATGGTGTGTTGCGCAGTCGGCTGCGCGAGCCGGAGAAAACGGTCATACCAGATAATTTACCCCTTGTTTCGCGAATCTCACTTACCCATTCGCACCCGGAATGGATGGTAGCAGAGTGGATACAGCTGTACGGTGAGGCGGAGACGGAAGCGATGTGTGCGGCCAATAATCTGCCTCCGGTGATGAGTCTGCGTGCTAATGCATTACGTGTAACGAGGAACGAGCTGATTGCCCAGATTAGCAAACAGGTCACCGATGCGGAAATTGAGCCTTCTGCTGTGGCTCCTGAGGGGGTAGTGGCAAGCGATATCGGCAATATTGCCGAACTGCCAGCCTATGCAAGCGGTTCATGTACAGTACAGGATGAAAGCTCGATGCTGGTAGCCCGGGCACTTGCTCCAGAAGCGGGAATGAAGGTGCTCGATATGTGCGCAGCTCCTGGCGGCAAAGCGACGCATATTGCCGAATTAATGAAGAATAAAGGTGAGGTTACTGCACTTGATGTACATCCGCATAAAATCAGGCTGATCGAAGAGAATGCCTTTCGTCTTGGTATCTCGATTGTAGAAAGCAGGAAAGGCGATGCACGCAATGCGGACGAACTGCTCGCAGGGCGCACATTTGACCGGATACTGGTTGATGCTCCGTGTACCGGTCTTGGCGTCATTCGACGCAAGCCTGATATAAAGTGGCATAAGTGGCAAAGAGATGCGGCAGCTATTAGTAACATTCAATATGAAATCCTTTGTACGGCAGCCCGTCTTGTTTCTCCTAACGGGAAAATTGTCTATAGTACATGCACCGTTCAGTCGGAAGAAAATGAACGGTTAATCCGGCGCTTTCTTACAGAGCATACGGAATGGGAGCTAGACGGTACGCTGGCGCAGGATATGCCGGATGCCCTCAGAGAGAAGTATGCAACGCTTTTTGATGGATATATGCAGATCCTGCCCCATCATTTTGACACAGACGGCTTTTTTATTTCGCGCCTCAAAATGAAACAATAGTAGGAAGCATGTTTTATGCTTCCTTTTTTCTTTTTGTAATTGTTTTATGATACAATATGATTTGAACTTTTGAGAAGAAATGGTGAGTATACGTTTATGAAACCTTTTATTTATAGTTTAACAATGCCTGAATTGAAACGCTGGATGGAAGAGAATGGAGAAAAAGCGTTTCGCGCTGGACAGGTGTTCGACTGGCTGTATGTGAAGCGAGTGGATTCGTTTGACGAGATGAGCAACTTGTCGAAGCAGCTACGGGAAAAGCTGGACGCATCGTTTCGCATGGATGCGCTAAAAGAAATTACCCGCCAAGAGTCTCAGGACGGAACGATGAAGTTCTTATTCTCACTGCATGATGGCCACGCCATTGAAACGGTTATCATGCGGCATAATTACGGCAACAGCATCTGCGTTACTACGCAGGTAGGCTGCCGTATCGGCTGTACATTTTGTGCTTCTACTCTAGGCGGTTTGAAGCGTAATCTGGAAGCAGGAGAAATTGTGATGCAGGTGCTGGCTGCGCAAAAAGCGCTGGATGAGCAAGACGAGCGGGCGAGTCACGTTGTCGTCATGGGAATTGGAGAGCCATTTGAAAATTATGATGCGCTCCTTGGATTCCTGCGTATTATTAATGATGACAAAGGGCTCAATATCGGTCAGCGACACATCACGGTGTCTACAAGTGGTATCGTACCGAATATTTACCGGTTCGCTGATGAGAAAATGCAGGTAAATCTGGCCATTTCCTTGCATGCGCCAAATGCTGAGATTCGTACGCGCCTCATGCCGGTGAACCGCCGTTATCCGCTGGACGAGTTAATG
Protein-coding sequences here:
- the dapF gene encoding diaminopimelate epimerase codes for the protein MNFTKMNGLGNDFIIVAHFESLPDDAPQMARAMCDRHFGIGGDGLVFILPSEKADVRMRIINADGSEAEQCGNAVRCVAKYAYDYGLVLCEALTVETMAGIQHVWLTVEEGKATQVKVDMGAPILRGEAIPVGVNAENVVDHPIEADGAAFAFTGVSMGNPHAVIFVEDAPRFEVEKWGPVLETHSLFPNKANIEFVSVISPTEVEMRVWERGCGQTFACGTGACATVVAGALTGRTERRVLVHLKGGDLEIEWSETDNRIYMTGPAEEVFAGNWHKS
- a CDS encoding YicC/YloC family endoribonuclease, whose translation is MVYSMTGYGRAERKEEGVSFTVEMRSVNHRFSEVAVRMPRELSAFEDAVRKKVLSHIRRGRVDVFITIETETPPSSLKINWELARQYKEAAEKMAELLGVSPQMPVYELLSMPDVARAGDERSDLESYKAPLLAAVEEAIVMLVTMRKKEGQALRDDVLGRIEEMKHLVEELALFAPKVAEGYRERIFTRVQEYIQDRCDIDESRLLHEVAVFTERADISEEITRLRSHFVQFGQIADEPDAIGRKLDFLVQECHREINTIGAKANHLEISQKVVILKAELEKVKEQVQNIE
- the remA gene encoding extracellular matrix/biofilm regulator RemA; its protein translation is MAIKLINIGFGNIVSANRIISIVSPESAPIKRIIQEARDRGMLIDATYGRRTRAVIVTDSDHVILSAVQPETVAHRLTSKDDDSDE
- the gmk gene encoding guanylate kinase; its protein translation is MTQDRGLLLVLSGPSGVGKGTVCAALRPRMEELVYSVSATTRTPREGEVDGVNYFFKRRAEFESMIENDELLEWAEYVGNFYGTPRKFVEDTLASGRDVILEIEVQGALQVKEKFPEGIFLFLAPPDLKELRSRITGRGTETEESIRNRMMVAKAEIELMDHYNYVVVNDEVDKACERIQAIVTAEHLKKERQIEKYRHWIKEVF
- the rpoZ gene encoding DNA-directed RNA polymerase subunit omega, whose protein sequence is MIYPSVDELLKKVDSKYTLVSIASKRARQMREQNKYLIDKPVSHKFVGTALEELYAGKIEFERK
- the coaBC gene encoding bifunctional phosphopantothenoylcysteine decarboxylase/phosphopantothenate--cysteine ligase CoaBC; the encoded protein is MKGKTIVIGVSGGIAIYKVADLCSKLTQRGADVWVLMTEAATKFVQPITFQALVRNPVLTDTFQEPNPAVISHIDVADRADLFLIAPATANVIGKMANGIADDIVTTAYLATKAPVWIAPAMNVNMYNHPAVQHNMRRLIDYGYRFVEPGEGYLACGWIGKGRMAEPMDILQQIEMLFADAQPRDMEGVRLLVTAGATRESVDPVRFFTNHSSGKMGYAIAEAAAKRGAHVTLVSGATHLTPPLDVEFVPVVSANDMYEAVMARYDDVDIVVKAAAVADYRPKNVHSQKMKKQSGGLVLEFERTRDILAELGKRKSTQFLVGFAAETENVEANARGKLERKNADMIVANNVAQSGAGFGTDTNIVTIYTRNGESLELPRMSKAEVANRLLDAVLAVRGEREE
- the priA gene encoding primosomal protein N', with the protein product MFAQVVVDVPVVDTDRPFDYRIPESLAPFVFVGSRVSVPFGPRKLQGFVVGLADTSEVEKTRDILDVLDVEPPLTEEMVWLARRISERYMCTYYTALQSMVPAVLRSSYDKQIFLTAAGEAFVSVLSDEQAFYEYIRNRQPVLWNKIMKEFPFAAAWLDEGLKKNRIRVEQIVGDRVTKKTITILSPAVSVEELEAAQGELSKTAVRQKEVLSHFIHFYGPIPQPELLSLLGVSNQAVKGLVDKGLLIKEEVEGYRDPFSGRTFTPAPKHPFTAQQKTVIDGIVEGMNPPVYYPCLLHGVTGSGKTEVYLEIMERTIDQGREAILLVPEISLTPQMVNRFKGRFGSQVAVMHSRLSQGERYDEWRKIRRGEVKVAIGARSAIFAPFQNLGLIILDEEHEGSYKQEETPRYHARTIAQYRGMHHHAVVILGSATPSMESYHEAKKGRIHFFEMRERVGNRPLPEVTVVDMREELRDGNRTMFSKPLMDSINNRLEKNEQIVMFLNRRGFSTFVMCRSCGYVAQCPHCDISLTYHRSNQTLRCHYCGYTEREPQICPECGSEHIRFFGTGTQKVEEELARYFPGIRVIRMDVDTTGRKGAHEKLLQDFREGKGDVLLGTQMIAKGLDFPNVTLVGVLAADSLLNLPDFRAAERTFQLVTQVGGRAGRHEKKGEVILQTYNTEHYSIQYASRHDYESFFVEEIKQRYEKNYPPYYRLVLFTFAHENVPLLVKISERFARKLRETIPPGAYLLGPVASPIARIKDRYRFQCMIKYKNDPRVLPAIHQVVRAFDEERKKTGIMLTVDVDPQMMM
- the def gene encoding peptide deformylase — translated: MSIRMIVKHPNPVLREKCKEVTKFNPNLHKLLDDMAETMYDAEGVGLAAPQVGITKRVVVIDVGDGIIEMVNPEVIESKDEQFGPEGCLSIPGLLGDVRRANWVKAKAQDRNGNEIIIEGDELLARAIQHEIDHLNGVLFIDLAEKTYSGKE
- the fmt gene encoding methionyl-tRNA formyltransferase; the protein is MGTPDFAVPCLRKLIEKEYNVVAVVTQPDRPKGRKKQLAAPPVKEAALLFGLPVLQPEKLKVDGVQDILAYKPDLIVTAAFGQILPKELIDYPTYGCINVHASLLPQYRGGAPIHKAIMDGQPETGVTIMYMVEKLDAGDMLSQVRVPIEENDNVGTMHDKLSRAGATLLLETIPKLINGQCTPQPQDEAEVTYAWNIKREDERLDWTIPARALFNQVRGLNPWPVAYTVTEHDGQVVKVWEAEVHKEDGTNCEKPGTILSVAPEGIDVQAGDGVLRLTRIQPAGKKAMTVADYVRGSSTLAPGMRFVAGAADE
- the rsmB gene encoding 16S rRNA (cytosine(967)-C(5))-methyltransferase RsmB; its protein translation is MSKRRKSLPAPATARQLAVRVLTDIEEKQAYSNLELKSALGQTKLSRRDTGLATELVYGTLSRLNTLDWMLEQFVTQPLHKLEGWVHNLLRISFYQLSYLERVPDRAVVHEAVEIAKAWGHKGIAGMVNGVLRSRLREPEKTVIPDNLPLVSRISLTHSHPEWMVAEWIQLYGEAETEAMCAANNLPPVMSLRANALRVTRNELIAQISKQVTDAEIEPSAVAPEGVVASDIGNIAELPAYASGSCTVQDESSMLVARALAPEAGMKVLDMCAAPGGKATHIAELMKNKGEVTALDVHPHKIRLIEENAFRLGISIVESRKGDARNADELLAGRTFDRILVDAPCTGLGVIRRKPDIKWHKWQRDAAAISNIQYEILCTAARLVSPNGKIVYSTCTVQSEENERLIRRFLTEHTEWELDGTLAQDMPDALREKYATLFDGYMQILPHHFDTDGFFISRLKMKQ